A window of the Eremothecium cymbalariae DBVPG#7215 chromosome 5, complete sequence genome harbors these coding sequences:
- the TRM2 gene encoding tRNA (uracil(54)-C(5))-methyltransferase (similar to Ashbya gossypii ACR256C): protein MLVRITPRRVSFILRSYRNISRTMSVDSTPSVSVTLPNNIAVDPITTELKRPASPKVEDVKVQTKKSKKLKKYKAKKVDDTAPLGVLKFEINEVLKKFNLTPEQTETDVTPILNDVRNGTIQRAYNRELQNIEVIKITSNGDGLALIDNPVDPEKKQIALIPFTLPGDVVSIKVDKTHPHYVEASLLNVIKPSAIRNDDLISCRYFGRCSGCQYQFLTYEQQLGLKKDTISSAYKFFAPRLLAESLLPSIDDTVASPLQFAYRTKLTPHFDMPRKMKQLETRPPLGFGQKGRTSWRGVEAGGNASIIDIEECLIGTPIINQGMKNERAKFETNYKNYKKGATILLRENTKIINQDQPVEEQLDDGSKDISTNNISHEIVESNKQLVKTCVTNTRQIVTEYVNGYTFQFSAGEFFQNNNSILPLVTDYVRENLIIPHSNPQDPHYLVDAYCGSGLFSITASKGVDKVIGVEVSADSVSFAEKNAKANNIKNCSFIVGKAEEIFASIDTPCARTSVIIDPPRKGCDDVFLNQLAEYNPARIVYISCNVNSQARDVEYFLKETAAGSKYKVESIRGFDFFPQTHHVESVCVLSRV, encoded by the coding sequence ATGCTAGTCAGGATAACTCCTCGCAGAGTATCTTTTATATTGAGATCCTATCGAAATATCAGTAGAACTATGTCTGTCGATTCCACACCTAGTGTTTCTGTTACCCTTCCTAATAACATCGCTGTTGACCCCATCACTACTGAGTTAAAGAGGCCTGCATCCCCAAAGGTTGAGGATGTTAAAGTTCAAACTAAGAAGTCcaagaagttaaaaaagtataaagCCAAGAAGGTAGATGATACTGCGCCACTGGGTGTATTAAAATTTGAGATTaatgaagttttgaagaaatttaATTTAACTCCCGAACAGACGGAAACAGATGTAACGCCCATCCTGAATGACGTTCGTAACGGTACGATTCAACGAGCTTATAACCGCGAGCTTCAAAATATAGAGGTGATAAAAATAACTTCTAATGGTGACGGCTTAGCTCTTATCGATAATCCAGTCGATCCTGAAAAGAAACAGATTGCGTTAATTCCGTTCACTTTACCTGGTGATGTGGTCTCAATCAAGGTGGACAAGACACATCCGCATTACGTTGAAGCCTCTTTGTTGAATGTCATAAAACCTAGTGCTATTAGAAATGACGACCTCATCAGCTGCAGATATTTCGGAAGATGTTCGGGATGCCAGTATCAATTCTTAACGTATGAACAACAACTTGGATTGAAGAAAGATACCATCTCGAGCGCATACAAATTTTTTGCGCCAAGGCTCCTCGCAGAAAGTCTCCTACCATCTATCGATGATACAGTAGCTTCTCCACTACAGTTTGCATACAGAACCAAGCTTACGCCGCACTTTGACATGCCTAGAAAGATGAAGCAATTGGAAACTAGGCCTCCACTGGGCTTTGGTCAAAAGGGCAGAACTTCTTGGAGAGGCGTCGAGGCTGGAGGCAATGCTTCAATCATTGATATCGAAGAATGTCTCATTGGAACGCCAATTATAAACCAGGGTATGAAGAACGAGAGAGCCAAATTTGAAACtaattataaaaactacAAAAAGGGAGCTACCATTCTGTTGAGGGAAAACACCAAAATTATAAATCAAGACCAACCGGTAGAAGAACAGCTCGATGATGGCTCCAAGGACATCTCAACGAACAATATCTCCCATGAAATTGTGGAATCGAACAAACAACTAGTAAAAACCTGTGTCACTAACACAAGGCAGATCGTTACGGAATATGTCAATGGCTATACATTCCAATTCAGCGCTGGCGAgtttttccaaaacaacaatTCTATCCTTCCCTTAGTTACAGACTACGTTCGTGAAAACCTAATAATCCCACACTCAAACCCACAAGATCCACACTATCTTGTCGACGCATACTGCGGCTCAGGCCTCTTTAGCATCACAGCTTCTAAGGGTGTAGACAAGGTAATAGGCGTTGAAGTATCTGCAGACAGTGTTTCCTTTGCTGAGAAAAATGCAAAAGCAAACAACATCAAGAATTGTAGCTTCATCGTTGGTAAAGCCGAAGAGATCTTTGCTTCAATAGATACTCCGTGCGCAAGAACTTCTGTCATCATTGACCCGCCAAGGAAAGGATGTGATGATGTCTTCTTAAACCAGTTAGCAGAATATAATCCTGCTCGTATCGTTTACATTTCTTGTAACGTTAATTCTCAAGCAAGAGACGTTGAATACTTTTTAAAGGAAACTGCAGCAGGTTCCAAGTATAAAGTCGAAAGCATAAGAGGTTTCGATTTCTTCCCACAAACACACCATGTTGAAAGTGTTTGCGTTTTGTCAAGAGTTTAA
- a CDS encoding glycosyltransferase family 8 protein (similar to Ashbya gossypii ACR254C): MTVGIVTLLYAAEYLPGVFTLGYRVKSLMSCFDTDYRLVLLITPNVLREASDKIRHVLEELYEDIVEIDNREVSSKSVLTRNRVNLELLDRPELAHTFHKLQLWKLTQFEKVLYLDSDVYPLRTSFYEAIYHVTGQTETQLLAAPDCGWPDLFNSGVMVLVPSMKKYEELLQHLDTALSIDGADQGLLNLFFNESCHQNTLENEWVRLPYLYNVTVPTVGYQATPAVRFFENKVSMVHFIGNNKPWVNRGQGDTYKDQWWSTYNEFLDKHFHEFYHSTENLEQQLTCVSLTGTPASELHNSHTWDATKGPPLENATPEAYLLNLTESYNWNAASPVLLPDDNYLPIPAPSVICDTTPRRVTEPGKLDEPFVFKRPPVHNLAQPLQKDLQASPTVITNTCQKQPSPVSTTSPEALKLVFPWESYKTTPTRVFPE, encoded by the coding sequence ATGACGGTCGGTATTGTTACACTATTGTATGCTGCTGAGTATTTGCCAGGTGTTTTCACCTTAGGATATCGTGTTAAAAGTTTGATGTCATGTTTTGATACTGATTACAGGTTAGTATTATTGATAACTCCGAATGTTCTCAGAGAGGCTTCTGATAAGATTAGGCATGTTCTTGAGGAGCTTTATGAGGATATTGTGGAGATAGACAATCGAGAGGTAAGCAGTAAGAGTGTTTTAACTAGGAATAGGGTCAATTTGGAACTGTTGGACAGACCAGAGTTGGCGCACACATTTCATAAGTTACAACTCTGGAAGTTGACTCAATTTGAGAAGGTGCTTTATCTTGATAGTGACGTTTACCCTTTGCGAACCTCCTTCTATGAAGCCATCTATCATGTTACTGGACAGACTGAGACGCAGTTACTTGCAGCTCCTGACTGCGGGTGGCCGGACTTGTTTAATAGTGGTGTTATGGTCCTAGTACCCAGTATGAAAAAATACGAAGAATTGCTTCAGCATTTAGATACTGCATTGTCAATCGATGGGGCAGACCAAGGCCTTTTGAACTTGTTTTTCAACGAGTCATGCCATCAGAATACGTTAGAAAACGAATGGGTAAGGTTGCCCTATTTGTACAACGTTACCGTGCCAACCGTGGGTTATCAGGCGACTCCAGCAGTTAGGTTCTTCGAAAATAAGGTATCTATGGTACACTTCATTGGAAATAATAAACCCTGGGTTAACAGAGGCCAAGGTGATACTTACAAGGACCAGTGGTGGAGCACCTATAATGAGTTCCTAGACAAACATTTCCATGAATTTTATCATTCCACAGAAAATTTGGAGCAACAGCTAACTTGCGTTTCCCTTACTGGCACACCTGCATCCGAACTCCACAATTCCCACACTTGGGATGCCACCAAGGGTCCGCCTCTCGAGAATGCCACGCCTGAAGCATATCTGTTGAATTTAACGGAGTCCTATAACTGGAATGCCGCATCACCCGTATTACTGCCTGATGATAACTACCTGCCTATCCCTGCTCCGTCGGTTATTTGTGATACAACACCTCGCCGGGTAACGGAGCCTGGTAAGCTAGATGAaccttttgttttcaaacGGCCCCCTGTCCATAATCTAGCACAACCGCTTCAGAAAGATTTACAGGCTTCTCCTACCGTAATAACCAATACCTGTCAAAAACAGCCCTCCCCTGTCTCAACCACATCTCCTGAAGCATTGAAATTAGTATTCCCGTGGGAGTCATATAAAACTACCCCTACTAGGGTTTTCCCCGAGTAG
- a CDS encoding 40S ribosomal protein eS21 (similar to Ashbya gossypii ACR255C) has protein sequence MENDKGQLVELYVPRKCSATNRIIKAKDHASVQINIAQVDAEGRAIPGEYVTYALSGYVRARGEADDALNRLAQNDGLLSNVWSYSR, from the exons ATGGAAAACGACAAGGGTCAACTA GTTGAACTTTACGTTCCAAGAAAGTGCTCTGCTACCAACAGAATTATTAAGGCCAAGGACCATGCTTCCGTGCAAATCAACATTGCTCAAGTTGATGCCGAAGGCCGTGCCATCCCAGGTGAATACGTTACTTACGCTTTGAGCGGTTACGTTAGAGCTAGAGGTGAAGCTGATGATGCTTTGAACAGATTGGCCCAGAATGACGGTTTGTTGAGCAACGTCTGGAGCTACTCCCGTTAA